Proteins encoded by one window of Pseudomonas sp. PSKL.D1:
- a CDS encoding Y-family DNA polymerase, with protein MLWACILLPQLALDAVLRDRDDAETPLIILGGPQQRRVLQAVNPAAAALGLKAGQTLTAARALADGFHCVEAEPARIEQLQQLLAAWAYRFSAQVSLHYPRALLLEVGSSLQLFGPWPLFEARLRQELAALGLCQRIVLATNPVAARMLVNGHDGLALTCPNDTRAALAQMPIDRVGLPREAAEAFARMGLRKLGQVLALPRDALAKRFAAQVQLHLDQLLGLRTLALGFYQPPDRFETRLELNFDVESHQALLFPLRRMLNDLAAFLAGRDCGVQRFCLHLEHVEGPDTLLQVGLLAAERDPAMLFELARGRLEPLRIPAPVRNLRLVADDLPPFVPQHQALFDPRANQAQPWEQLRERLRARLGDEAVQGLRAEADHRPEQAWQRAEQGGQGSLEVAPGSRPGWLLPAPQALASSGHRLLGPAERIESGWWDGGDVRRDYYRIETREGMRGWAYHDLAQPGPLWLQGWFA; from the coding sequence ATGCTCTGGGCCTGCATTCTGTTGCCACAGCTGGCGCTGGACGCGGTGCTGCGTGACCGCGATGACGCCGAAACGCCCCTGATCATCCTCGGTGGCCCCCAGCAGCGCCGGGTGTTGCAGGCCGTCAACCCGGCGGCAGCCGCGCTTGGGCTAAAGGCAGGGCAAACGTTGACGGCCGCGCGCGCCCTGGCGGATGGCTTTCACTGTGTCGAGGCCGAGCCTGCACGTATCGAGCAGTTGCAGCAGTTGCTGGCGGCCTGGGCCTATCGCTTCAGTGCCCAGGTGAGCCTGCATTACCCTCGTGCCCTGTTGCTGGAGGTCGGTTCCAGCTTGCAGCTGTTCGGGCCATGGCCGCTGTTCGAGGCCCGTTTGCGCCAGGAGCTTGCGGCGCTGGGCCTGTGCCAACGCATTGTGCTAGCCACCAACCCCGTTGCGGCGCGCATGCTGGTCAACGGGCATGATGGCCTGGCACTGACCTGCCCCAACGACACCCGCGCAGCACTGGCGCAGATGCCCATCGACCGTGTGGGCCTGCCTCGGGAGGCCGCAGAAGCCTTCGCCCGCATGGGCCTGCGTAAGCTTGGCCAGGTGCTGGCCTTGCCGCGCGATGCCTTGGCCAAACGTTTTGCCGCCCAGGTGCAGTTGCACCTGGACCAGTTGCTTGGCCTGCGCACCCTGGCGCTGGGCTTCTACCAACCACCGGACCGTTTCGAAACCCGGCTGGAGCTCAATTTTGATGTCGAATCCCATCAGGCGCTGCTGTTCCCGCTACGGCGCATGCTCAACGACCTGGCGGCCTTCCTGGCCGGGCGCGATTGCGGGGTGCAGCGTTTCTGTTTGCATCTGGAGCATGTCGAAGGCCCGGATACGTTATTGCAGGTAGGGCTGCTGGCCGCGGAACGTGACCCCGCAATGCTCTTCGAACTGGCCCGCGGGCGCCTTGAGCCACTGCGTATTCCGGCCCCGGTGCGTAACCTGCGGCTGGTCGCCGACGACCTGCCACCGTTCGTGCCCCAGCATCAGGCGCTGTTCGACCCGCGGGCCAACCAGGCCCAGCCTTGGGAGCAACTGCGCGAACGCTTGCGTGCCCGCCTGGGCGATGAAGCCGTGCAAGGTTTGCGTGCCGAAGCGGACCACCGGCCCGAACAGGCCTGGCAGCGGGCCGAGCAGGGCGGGCAGGGCAGCCTGGAGGTCGCGCCGGGGAGCCGGCCCGGCTGGTTGTTGCCTGCACCCCAGGCACTTGCCAGCAGCGGCCATCGTCTGCTGGGGCCTGCCGAGCGCATCGAGTCGGGCTGGTGGGATGGTGGTGATGTGCGGCGTGACTATTACCGCATTGAAACCCGCGAAGGGATGCGCGGTTGGGCCTATCACGACCTGGCCCAGCCCGGCCCGCTGTGGTTGCAAGGCTGGTTCGCATGA
- a CDS encoding HAD family hydrolase: MLTALLFDLDGTLTDTDTLHLQAFRQLLREQDGRELTQAQFDAQVSGRANGELFAELFPGASTAQCQQLADRKEALFRELAPALEPMPGLLRLLAHADTHGIGMCVVTNAPRLNAEHMLSAMGLRPRFEHVLVAEELPRAKPDPLPYLTGLQRLGAQAGQALAFEDSLPGVKAASGAGIFTVGIATTQTPERLMAAGAQLVVDDFEDARLWDLIATMQA, encoded by the coding sequence ATGCTCACTGCCCTGCTGTTCGACCTCGACGGAACCCTGACCGACACCGACACCCTGCACCTGCAGGCCTTCCGCCAGTTGCTGCGCGAGCAGGACGGCCGCGAGCTGACGCAGGCGCAATTCGATGCGCAGGTCAGCGGCCGGGCCAATGGTGAATTGTTTGCCGAGCTGTTTCCGGGTGCCAGTACCGCGCAATGCCAGCAGCTTGCCGACCGCAAGGAGGCGCTGTTCCGCGAGCTGGCCCCGGCGCTCGAACCCATGCCGGGCCTGCTGCGCCTGCTGGCCCATGCCGACACCCACGGCATCGGCATGTGCGTGGTGACCAACGCGCCCCGGCTCAATGCCGAGCACATGCTGTCGGCCATGGGTTTGCGCCCGCGCTTCGAGCATGTGCTGGTGGCCGAAGAACTGCCGCGCGCCAAGCCCGACCCGTTGCCCTACCTCACCGGCCTGCAGCGGCTGGGTGCGCAAGCCGGGCAAGCATTGGCGTTCGAGGACTCGTTGCCGGGCGTGAAGGCGGCCAGTGGTGCCGGGATCTTCACCGTGGGCATTGCCACCACGCAAACGCCAGAGCGCCTGATGGCGGCCGGCGCACAATTGGTGGTGGACGATTTCGAGGATGCCCGGCTGTGGGACTTGATCGCCACGATGCAGGCGTGA
- the qhpE gene encoding subtilisin-like serine protease QhpE, translating to MGNESVRVGVVDSGCAPTQVLVGGQRFWLEDGVLCTGELQPDRLGHGSAVLACLQPQAAGVPVLLAQVFTEQGSTSALQVGAALFWLAEQGARVINLSLGLRQDRPVLRQACAEVQAAGVLLCASSPAQGAPVYPASYPGVIRVTGDARCAPGQWSWLGTAQADFGGPVGSPGMAGASLGCAALAGRIVALLQQRPGLEREQVVAWLKAHAAYTGPERRA from the coding sequence ATGGGCAATGAAAGCGTGCGGGTTGGAGTGGTCGACAGCGGCTGCGCACCAACACAGGTGCTGGTGGGCGGGCAACGGTTCTGGCTGGAGGACGGCGTGCTGTGTACCGGCGAGCTACAGCCGGACCGGCTCGGCCACGGCAGTGCGGTGCTGGCATGTTTGCAACCGCAGGCCGCAGGGGTGCCGGTGTTGTTGGCTCAAGTGTTCACCGAGCAGGGTAGCACCAGCGCCTTGCAGGTGGGGGCTGCCCTGTTCTGGCTGGCGGAGCAGGGCGCACGGGTGATCAACCTCAGCCTCGGGCTGCGTCAGGACCGGCCCGTGCTGCGTCAGGCCTGTGCCGAGGTGCAGGCGGCGGGGGTGCTTTTGTGCGCGTCGAGCCCGGCACAAGGGGCGCCGGTGTACCCGGCCAGTTACCCCGGGGTGATTCGCGTGACCGGCGATGCCCGCTGCGCACCCGGGCAGTGGTCGTGGCTGGGTACTGCCCAAGCTGACTTTGGCGGCCCTGTAGGTTCGCCCGGCATGGCCGGTGCCAGCCTGGGCTGTGCAGCGCTGGCCGGGCGAATCGTGGCGCTCTTGCAGCAGAGGCCCGGGCTTGAGCGTGAGCAGGTGGTGGCGTGGCTGAAGGCACATGCCGCCTATACCGGGCCGGAGAGAAGGGCATGA
- the qhpG gene encoding flavin-dependent monooxygenase QhpG: MTEPTIVVLGAGPAGAATAIGLRRLGYHVTVVSDWRRFAAVEGVSQRVLDALRHAGLGNALQEAVTPASRHVRWNGQHLRMNQEFLIDRQRFDQALRRDLARADVTVLEGRIREVAYGQAPWVSLEGGQVLNPGFVVEARGRQAPLSASRLRGPETVSLLNLWQGQPGEPVSAVESLDEGWAWMARLADGRCYWQITQNAEGLPGRALLPAYCARHRQASRLVSELFDAQALAPAQVHARSSTAILAGECVGDGWIRVGDAAMAVDPLSGNGVFQSLSSALQAPVVVNTLLRRPERAELARRFHQQRVEQLFLRFARIGRDFHGQEQDRAGQPFWARRRGWPDDQPLHLAADWRAVRVERRPVLRDGWVDEAEVVVTADQPLGVWHLQGVALAPLVSKLLAGHSLDGVLQGQPLPQQGMLRQWLAGQGYAG; this comes from the coding sequence ATGACCGAACCGACCATTGTGGTGCTCGGCGCAGGGCCGGCGGGTGCGGCAACCGCGATCGGCCTGCGCCGCCTGGGCTACCACGTTACGGTGGTGTCCGACTGGCGGCGTTTCGCGGCGGTGGAGGGGGTGTCGCAGCGGGTGCTCGACGCCTTGCGCCATGCGGGCCTGGGCAATGCCTTGCAGGAGGCTGTCACACCCGCCTCCCGGCACGTGCGCTGGAATGGCCAGCATTTGCGGATGAATCAGGAGTTCTTGATTGACCGGCAACGGTTCGACCAGGCCCTGCGCCGGGATCTTGCCCGGGCCGATGTCACGGTGCTGGAAGGGCGCATCCGCGAGGTGGCCTACGGTCAGGCGCCCTGGGTAAGCCTGGAAGGCGGGCAAGTGCTGAACCCCGGTTTCGTGGTCGAAGCCCGTGGCCGCCAGGCGCCGCTGTCGGCCTCACGCCTGCGCGGGCCGGAAACCGTCAGTTTGCTCAACCTGTGGCAGGGCCAGCCGGGTGAACCGGTGTCGGCTGTGGAGAGCCTGGACGAGGGCTGGGCGTGGATGGCCAGGCTGGCCGATGGCCGCTGCTACTGGCAAATAACCCAAAATGCCGAGGGCTTGCCGGGCAGGGCGCTGCTGCCGGCCTACTGCGCCCGCCATCGTCAGGCGTCCCGCTTGGTGAGCGAGTTGTTCGACGCCCAGGCCCTGGCGCCTGCACAGGTACATGCACGCAGCAGCACGGCGATACTGGCGGGCGAGTGCGTTGGCGATGGCTGGATTCGGGTGGGGGACGCCGCCATGGCGGTTGACCCATTGTCGGGGAACGGGGTTTTTCAGTCGTTGTCGTCGGCCTTGCAGGCGCCGGTGGTGGTCAACACCTTGCTGCGCAGGCCCGAGCGTGCCGAACTGGCGCGGCGGTTTCATCAGCAGCGGGTGGAGCAGCTGTTTTTGCGGTTTGCGCGCATCGGCCGGGACTTCCATGGTCAGGAACAGGACCGCGCAGGGCAGCCGTTCTGGGCGCGGCGCCGCGGATGGCCGGATGACCAGCCACTGCATCTTGCGGCAGATTGGCGGGCGGTTCGCGTTGAGCGCCGGCCTGTGCTGCGTGATGGTTGGGTGGATGAGGCCGAGGTGGTGGTGACAGCCGACCAGCCCTTGGGTGTCTGGCACCTGCAAGGGGTGGCGCTGGCACCACTGGTGAGCAAGCTGTTGGCCGGGCACAGCCTTGACGGTGTATTGCAAGGCCAGCCCTTGCCGCAGCAGGGCATGTTGCGGCAATGGTTGGCAGGCCAGGGTTACGCCGGGTAA
- the imuA gene encoding translesion DNA synthesis-associated protein ImuA — protein sequence MGAVVELDRLLDQRHVWRGRQAQARPVGLQPTGHAVLDERLPEGGWPAAALSELLLASPGCGELQLLWPTLARLSAEGGRVVLVAPPFIPYAPAWQAAGVDLRWLTQVDASQADALWAAEQCLRSGSCAAVLCWPERADDRALRRLQVAAETGLALAFACRPQQAASNPSPAALRIAIDHRPPQWRVLKCRGGLPPAVPLACPGRG from the coding sequence ATGGGCGCGGTGGTCGAACTGGACCGCTTGCTGGACCAGCGCCATGTCTGGCGTGGCCGGCAGGCCCAGGCACGGCCCGTCGGCCTGCAACCCACTGGCCATGCGGTGCTGGACGAGCGCCTGCCGGAAGGGGGCTGGCCTGCCGCCGCACTCAGCGAGCTGTTGCTGGCCAGCCCCGGCTGTGGCGAACTGCAACTGCTGTGGCCCACGCTGGCGCGTTTGAGCGCAGAAGGCGGGCGAGTGGTGCTGGTGGCGCCGCCATTCATACCCTATGCGCCTGCCTGGCAAGCGGCAGGGGTAGATCTGCGCTGGCTGACCCAGGTCGATGCCAGCCAGGCTGATGCGCTATGGGCCGCGGAACAGTGCCTGCGTTCAGGCAGTTGCGCGGCGGTGCTGTGCTGGCCGGAGCGTGCCGACGACCGTGCCCTGCGGCGCTTGCAGGTGGCGGCCGAAACCGGCCTGGCGCTGGCCTTTGCCTGCCGGCCGCAACAGGCGGCCAGCAACCCGTCACCGGCCGCGCTGCGCATTGCCATCGACCATCGCCCGCCACAGTGGCGCGTGCTCAAGTGCCGGGGTGGCCTGCCACCGGCCGTGCCGCTCGCCTGCCCGGGCAGGGGCTGA
- the lexA gene encoding transcriptional repressor LexA — translation MDNLTPKRRAILDFIRERIADHGQPPSLADIASRFGFASRSVARKHITALCQAGYIDVTPNQARGIRLAEPLRRPEILEVPVLGRVAAGAPIGPDLDIHEQLLLDPSLFRSTPDYLLKVRGDSMVGDGIFDGDLVGIRQQGDARDGQIVVARLDGEVTIKRLQRLPGGYRLLPRNPAYAPIDVGPEHEFFIEGVFCGLLRRD, via the coding sequence ATGGACAATCTCACCCCCAAACGCCGTGCAATCCTCGACTTCATCCGCGAGCGCATTGCCGACCATGGCCAGCCGCCGAGCCTGGCCGACATTGCCAGCCGCTTCGGTTTTGCCTCGCGCAGTGTGGCGCGCAAGCACATCACCGCGCTGTGCCAGGCCGGCTACATCGATGTCACGCCGAACCAGGCGCGGGGCATCCGCCTGGCCGAGCCCTTGCGCCGCCCGGAAATCCTCGAAGTGCCGGTGCTGGGCCGGGTGGCGGCCGGTGCGCCCATTGGCCCCGACCTGGATATTCACGAGCAGTTGTTGCTCGACCCCAGCCTGTTCCGCAGCACCCCGGACTACCTGTTGAAAGTGCGCGGCGACTCGATGGTCGGCGACGGCATTTTCGACGGTGACCTGGTGGGCATTCGCCAGCAGGGTGACGCCCGGGATGGGCAGATCGTGGTGGCCCGGCTGGACGGTGAAGTCACCATCAAACGCCTGCAACGCCTGCCCGGTGGCTATCGGCTGTTGCCACGCAACCCGGCCTACGCACCGATCGACGTGGGGCCTGAACACGAGTTCTTCATCGAAGGCGTGTTCTGTGGCCTGCTGAGGCGTGACTGA